The genome window CGGGCTGTATGAACCTGAGGGTATCGCGACGCTTGTCATAACTCACTGACCAGGCCGCCTGTTGTTCCGCGCTATTGCGGAAAAAGCTGATCAGACGATCATGATCGCCCACCAGGGAGATTTCAAAGCCGTTTTCCGCGGAACGATCGAAGCCTTCATCGATGGTATTGAGCGCGGAATCGATCAGATCACCGAATTGATCGGCGCTGGGCAAGGCGCCTTCGCGAAAATATCGTTTTAATGTGCTTCTATTCTTTTTCGCCATATTAACTACTTCCACTGATTATGAAGGTATTGCCGATTTCGAGTTCGTCTATGCCCGTCACCTCGGCCTCGATGCTGTGGGCAACGGGCATGGTTTCGATAAAGTGGTGCCGGGCCGGCAACATCAGCCCCCAGGGAAAACGCGGCCGAATCTCCATCTCCCGAAGCTGCTGTGCCTTGGCCGTATCGCCGAGACGGTAATGACCGGTGCCGTCGGTGGTGATATGCAGCATGGAAAAGTTGGTGACGAAGTCCACGTAGTCCAATTCGCGGATATAGGACTCCACATCCTTTTGGCGCATACTCCAGCCGAAGCGAGCCTGTTTGCCGACACGCCGCCACGGGCTTAGATAGTCGGAAATATCGCGGTCCAATCGATTTACCCCGGCGGCATCAACCAGGTCGGTGGCGAATTTCACTGTGCAACGAATCTGCACCTGCTCGTACGCCGGGTTGCGCACCTCAAGCTTGATAAAGGGTGAACTATGACGTCGCAGAAAATTGCGGATACGGGTAAGTTCCACCGAACTGATCATGGCCTGGGCGTTGCTCTGCAGCGTTTCCGCCACTTGCGGCACCACCACGATCAACACGTAGCCGGGTGCCGGTGCCTGCTGACGGCTACGCATGTTGGCGAAGCACTTGACCTTGGCCACAGCCGGAAACTGCTCCAGCACCAGGCGCTCGTAATCCCAGGGCACGGAGGCCCGGTTTTTATGGCGTAGGCGTTCGCTGAGCCGAGTTTTGAAGGCCGACTCATCTTCCCCCGCGCGACCGCCGAAGGCACCGCCCACCTGCCGGATCGCAGCGATGCCGGGGATGGCGCGCATGGGCTGCCATTTTGTCTGCAGCGCCTGGCTCGCTTCCGCCGCCTGTTTCCGCGTCAATTTCACCGCATTGGTATACACCGCATGGCAACTACAAAAACCATGCAACTCCTGCTTAGCGGACAAGCGCAGCCAGTAATGGTCGCGCGGCATGACGTGGACAGCGCGGCGGATATCGTCGGGGATACGCAGGGTGACTGTGCCGGAGGATAAAAAGCCGTTGGTGGTATCCGCCAGCACCTCGGTCGCCGCCAGTCGCTTCCAGTTGTCGCCCGTCAAGTAAAACCAGCTTAGTGGCGGCGTCTCGGCGGCCAACTCCTGGGCGTGATCCTCCGACAGGTGAAACAACAGGGTCAGCGTCCCCCGCAGTTGCCTTGCGCTCAGCCCGATAAATAGATTGCCCTGATGCGCATACTGCGGCAGCAACGCGGGCGGCTTGTCCGTGGCGGCGGGATAAACCGTTTCGACCCCGAAGGGGTGATGATGAAAGATCATCTCCCGCTTGCCGTCCTGGACGCCGCGCGGGTCCAGGGCCGGATTGATCGTGCCGCGGGCACGGTAATCCAGCGAGATCCTGTTGAGGACGGGGGTATAGGGCGGATTGGGGGTGGGCAGCGGCTTTTTACGGCGCGCATTCTGCGCCAACACCCAAGTCAATTGCGCCGGGTACTCTCTGTGACCGAAGGCGCCCTCGGGGCCGGTGAGACAGAATTTGAAAAAACCGTTTCTGCTGCCCAGATCATAATTGTAGTCATCTTCGCCGATGGCCGCGGAAAGTGGCTTGGCATAATGCAATACATTGACCTGCAGCTGCTTGTCGGCCTTAAGCCGCCCACTCTCTGCGTCGCTAGCGAATAGCGGCATCGCCTTATCGGCGTCCACCTCCCCCGGTTGCCAGTGGCCGTCCGCCAAGACGGCAAAGCCGCCCTTGAAAACGTCGTTATCATAGTCGCTTGGGTAACCCCGATAGTGTTCGGCAAATCCACCCGCCGCCTTGGGCAGCTCACCCCACTCCAGATTCAGACGCAGCTCGAGCAGTTTTTTCTGCGCCAGTTCGTAATTGCCGAAAATGAAATAGGCGTTTCCGCCCGGCAGCGGCCCAAACGGGGCGAAGGGTTTGGAAGGATCTAACTGACCATGATTGTTATATAGCAGCAGGTTGTTGATGCCAGTCACTGCCACATCGATATCCAGGGCTTTGACAGTCAGATCGGAAAACAGCGAATAAGGGTAAAAATGGGTTTGCGGATTGATGCAGCATTCAAATACCGGGTGCTCGGTTTGCAGACCCGTGCCATGCCGTTCCGAATCGTATGGGGCGATGGGATCCACGTCCTGCCCCAGGGTGAGACACACGCTGAATCCCAGGCCGTCGCCGCCCTTCGCCGCCGCAAGCGGGGTGATGCTGTAGTCCTGCACCGAGTGCCAGCCGTCGGCGGTGCTTAGGCGAATGCGAAAGATGCGTTTCAGCAGTTTATAGAAAAGGCCCTGACGATCCTGGGATAACAGGCTCTCGACCTCATCGGCCGAACCGCGCTGCAGCAAGGCGGTGGCGATATTGATGATCTTGACCTTGTTGGCGCGACTCAACCAGCCCTCCTGCGCGAGCAGGTAGCGGCTGAACAGGCGCCCGAATAATTTTCTGAAACCTGCCGCGTTGTGGCTGCGTGCCAACATAGCGACGAGGGTATCGGCATCGACACGAATGGTGTCCTGCAGGGCGATATCCAACTCGATACGGCGCACGCCCTCTTCCAGGCGCAACAACGGCGAAGCGACGGAAAAACCGATTTCCGCATCATCGGCCTGGCGTGTCGCGAGGCCGGCTTTCTCTTCGCCGAACAGCGGCCAGGGCGTCGCGCCAGACGCATGCGTCCCGGCTAACGGCGGCCGGCCGGCCTTGATGCGCGTGGCGTAACCGAGTTCGCTCTCGGGCGCCACCAAGTCGTCATGCTGCAGATAAAGGGTATACAAGGAGGTCACACGGGCGTCACTCAACCGCAGGTCGGTGTCTGCACAGTAGATCACATCGTTTAACTGGGCGTCCTTGCCGGCGCTGAATTCCCGGCCCGCTTCGATCATGGCGGCGGGCATACCCGCGGGTGCGTCCAGAACCAAGTGCACACTGTCGGGGGACGCCGCACGCGGCTTGGCCAGGAGTACCTGGCGATAATAAAAATCCAGGTGGCGCTTGGTAAATCGGTTAACCGCCTGCTGTGCTTTTTCGTACAAAGCGAGAAAAACCATGAACAGGCCGCTGGCCGGGTCATGCTGTTGACTGCCCAGACTTTCCTGCAAATAGGCGGGGGTCACCGTTTTCAAATAAGAAACAGCGTTGAAAAAAGCGTAAAAGGCGCTGCGCAATTGTGCCCTAACATCCTGATCACCGGCACCCGCATCAAGCTTGGCACGCGGAAACTGAAAAGCCTTGCCAGCCCGTTTAATCCCCCAGGCGGCGCCGAAACCGGAAAAATCGACCGCTGTGGTCGGTGCCTTCTGCCCATCCAAACGCCCGAGTATCTCCCCCACGGCGTGCAAGGCCGGCGCCAGTTTTTCCTCGACGATCGCGACCAGCTTCTGCTGCAAGGCCGTTCCCGACCGGCGACCGCCGGCGTCGAGCTTGCCGAGCCAGAAATTGACGCTGTCCGCCCAGCGCAGCACATAGGCGGCCAGCGGGCTTATATCGCCGTATGCCAACCGCAGGTATTCAGTCTCCATGCGTTTCAAATCGGTAGCCAATATCATGGCCATGATCACGGCCTCGTCGGCGCTGAACAGTTCGCCCCAGTTGCCGGCGATGCGGTTATCGAGATTGTAGTAGTTAACCTGAGCGGCGAACTCCGCGCCCATGGCCAAGAGCTGTTCGAAGACCAGCTCATCGACCTTGAAATAGCCCGGCTGCAAGGCGGGAGCGAGCCGGTCACGCCGGTCGGTCCCGTCACTGATCGCCATGTCGGACCACTCAAGCATGATCACACCCCTTGAGCCTGTCTTCACATGCGCACATGACTGCCCTCGATAAAATAAAACGGATAGACCACGTTGCTGCGGGTGTTGGTGGTCCGCACCGTATAGTTGAGTTCAAGAATGATCTTGCCGTCGTACACCGCGTCCGTATTGACGTCGATACTGTCCAGCCGAATTCTGGGTTCGAAAAACAGTACCGCCCGTTCCACCACATCGCGGATCTCGGTAATCGTGCTCTCATTGACGCTTTCGAACACCATGGCGTGGATGCGGCACCCGTAGGCCGGTTGCATGACACGCTCGCCGGGACGGGTGGAGAGCAGAATGCGCAGGCTTTCACGGATATCCTCCTCTTCCGAGACCATCTGTACCTGAATGCTGTCGGCGTGCTTGTGGAATTCGGGCGGAAACCCCCAACCGACGCCGAGAAACTTTTTGTCGCGTTCAAACGCCGACATGGGGCTTAACCTCCAATCATGACCGTGGCGGCACCCAGCACGATGCTACCGCCGTGGGCGGTGGTATCACCCATGCGCGCCGCCGGTTTCCCGCCGATCATTACCGTGGCCGAACCCTTGGCGATAGTGTCCGGCGGACCGACGCAGACGGCGGCGTCACCCACTACCGCCGCCGGCATTTTTTCAATCAACACGGTGGGCACGCCCGGACCGACCACCGGTCCGCCGACATGGGGAATAGGCGGCACGCCCGGTGTCTGCATGGGGCAGCTGTGCATATCGGTGAGTCTGGCGGCGGGTGGCATGTTTGCGTTCCTCGTTTTTTTTAGTTGATCATCACCATCGCGCCCTTGACCGTCGTCTGGCCCGAGGCGGAAATTTCGGCGCTGGCACTGCCCTTGGCGGTAAATCCCACATCTGCGGTGTTGTTCACATTCATGCCCTTGACCGATACATCCGCCTTGGAGCTGACGCCGATCTCGCCGGTGGCGTCCAGGCTGATCTTGCCCTTGGCGGTAATGCTGATGTCCTTGGGGCTGTCGAGCACGATGCCGCTCTCGCTCAGCTCGACCTTGTTGCTGTTCTGATCCTGCAGCAGGATCGATTTTTCATCGTCGCTGATCACGATTGTGTTGCCGGCGGGGGTCAGGATAGTGACCACCTTCTTGTCGTCGTCGAACTCGACTTTAAGTTCGCTCTTGGTCACCAGTGCCTTGGTGAAATTATCCGCGCTCAGATCATAGGGCGGAGGCAGTTTGCTGCTGTAGAGGCTGCCCAGAATGACCGGATTGGAAGGATCGTTGTTGAGATAGCCCAACACCACTTCGTCACCGATCTCCGGAATGAAAAAGGCGCCAAAACTATTCGAGGCATAAAAATTGGCCAGCCGCGCCCAGACGCCTTCGGACTCGGCCTGCAACAGAGGCAATGAAACCTGCACCTTGTGTTGCCCGTCGGGATCCGCATCCAGCTTTTTCACCACGCCGATCTGCAATCCCTCGACGCCCGGCAACAAACCAGCGGCCGGCGGCGCCACCAGGTCGCGCTGCTCGGCAAACCAGTCCGGTGCCATGCCAAACTCCACCGCGGTGACCCAGTTACCGTTGGCGATGTCATGGTTCACCGAACTCACGAAGACATTGCCGTTGAAGCGGTTGCCCACACCTTCCAACTCGATCAGCTCACCGAGCTTGGCCTTGGCACTGCCTTGGAACTTCATCCGCCCCCGAATACGCGCCAGCCCGGCCTTGATCTGCTGGCCGGTGGCCCAGTCCTTGAGCGCGCTTTTTTCCAACGGCGCCGCCGTTTGCAGACGAAAGTCGCTCAGGTTGAGCACCTTGGCCAGATCGGCCGCCGTCAGGTCGCCCTGCGCATTCAGGCTTTGCGGTTTGACCTGTTCCTGGACGATGGCCTGGTCCTTGGGGTCCCAACTGAAGCCGCTGACCTGACTCAACTGGCTGCGCGCGTCGAGATCGGCGTGAAACTCCATCAGGTCCTGGCCGTAACTGACCTTGAGCTGCGCGGCAGCATCGGTTTGCGGCGCTTTCACCGTGAGCTTGCCGTCCTCGCAGCAGACCAACAGGCCGTTGGCCTCGGCGCGGGAAAGCATGAAATCCCAGTCGGAACAGTAGTACTGCACCAGTTCCTTGTATTGCGTGGTGGTTGCCTCCACGTCCGAACTCAAACCGGAATAGTTGGCGATCAGCGTGGCAATGACGTCGCTGTCTTTGGCGTCGATATAGTTGGCGTTTTTACGGCCGACGCACATGGCCACCGCCGGGTCGCGGCATTCAATCACCAGACGGGAATAATTGTCGCCGCTGATCTTGATGCCGTGTTTGACGACAACCCCCTTGAAAATGCTTTCCTCGGAATCGCCGTAACCGGCCTTAATCTCGACTTCGCTGCCCGGTTTGAACTCATCGCCGTTGCTGACGGGGAAATCCTGCTGCGGCATATCCCCGTCCAACAGCACGATTTTGGCATACGGGATCTTATTGATGGTCTTGGTCACCGATACCGACACGAGCTGGATAGCCTCGTCGATCTCGCTGCCATTACTTGAAATGGTCAGCTTGATGACACCGTCGCTATTGGATAATGGAGACTCCGCCATAATTACCTCAAGGGTGGAAAATGCAGTTTGCTGCCGGGCGTGAGCGCACGGAAGTTGGTGATGTCATTGACCCGGGCCACTTCGAGGTAATATGAACTGTCTTTGTAGACGCGGTAACACAGCAATGGCAGGGTATCCCCCGCCTTGACCTCGATCACATGACTCAAATCGGGTGAAGAACGCTTGGCGCGCAGGGCCTCCTCCTCCTTGCTCATGAAGCCGGAAAAGGCCAGCTTGATCTTGGCGCGCAGGGGTTCGCCGCTGGGTTTGAACAGTGTGTACTCCACCGACATGGATTCCAGTCGGCCGAAGAAGATCAGACTACCCCACAACAAGCGCACATGATTGGGCTCGTGGTTGTCGCCGTCATATTTGTAGACGATATCGGTAAGCTCCTGGACCTGGGTCTTCACATCCTTGGCGCCCACCAACTGCACCACGCCGGTGCCGTCGATGACTATATCGAAGTTGACCTTTTCCGGCTTGATGCCGCTGAACTTGGCATCGGAACCCAGCTGTCCCAGCGCCTCTTTCTTGTTGTAGCCGATGGAATAGGCATGACTGTAGCTGGCGGGATTGAGCATGACCTCGAAGGCGGTACCGTCATCCACATTGACGTTGCCGCTGTCATCCACCGTGCACGGCGATATTTTCAGCTTCTTCTTCAATCCTGTACTGATACCCGCCATTTAGCGCTCCCGCACCTCGTTCAGACTATCCGCGATCATCTCGCGGCATTCTTGCATCAGCGCTTCTTTCAGTTGTTCCATATCCACGGCACGCTGTTCCGAGTCTTGTTGCGCGGGACCTTCGTCGCTGACCGTGGACTTGATAATCAGCTGCTTGACTTCGATAGTCATATTCAAATCATCCTGTTGGAATAGTTGTAACTTAGCTCGATTTTTTCGATGGCCACTTCGTTCTTGGTGGAGTTGAAGGGCTCCACTTCCCAATTGACGGGATAGGCATTGGCGAAGGACCAGGCGCGCACCGGCGCCTTGTTCTCATTCATCAGGTAGACCATCACCGGCATGGGCACGATGGGCACGGCGAAATCGGCTTCGAACACCGAGCGGCACCAGATCACCAGCGGCGAGGTTATTTTGGCGATACCGCGCTTCAATACCAGCCTGGGATGCTTCACCGACTTGGGCAGTTGGTGCACATAACGGTTTTCGCCGCCCTCCACGTAGGGCTCGGTCTCGATCTCGGAACCGATACCGCTCACCTCCTGAAACGAGGTATCCGACATACCCGCCGTGGCGGCGAAGACAACCTTAAAATAAAACGCGGAAGGCTGATAGCCGCCCGACGTCAGCGATATTCCAGCCATAGTTCCTCCCGGCGCAAAAACACAACAGGGGCGATGCGTAAATAACGCGTCGCCCCCCCTATTCCGTCGTTGCGCAGTTAAGAATTATCGATGGTAATCCCTTCGTGGGCGACCTCGATGGTCTCGATGGCCACCTCGTTGCCGTCCGCCTTGAGGTCGGTACCGGTAATCTTGGTCGGCCAGGCATTGGCCAGGGTCCAGACCATGGTCGGCGCACCGGCCTCGTCGAGCAGGCTGATGGTGACCGGCACACGCTTGATGGTGTTCATCTTGATCTGGTTAAACCAGTCCCAGAACTTATTATCCGACTTGAAGACGCCCTTCTTCATAGTGACATTGCTGGACTTCTTGATGCCCGGCATTTTGATGGTGGAAAACTCGGGGCTGTCGCCGTGCCGATACTCGATCGGCTGCGCCTCGATATCCAGGCCCGACACCTCCTGGAACGACATTACTTCGGAATCCCATTTCACCTGAAAGTAGAACTTCGGCAAGGGCCATACGGTTGTGGATTGTGCGGATCCGTCATCTGCCATGATACATCTCCCTCTAAGTTGAAAAGATTATTATTCGTTATTGTCGGTTTTCAGACCGAGATGCTATGACTTCTGCATCTGCTGTTGGAACGTGATTTCAATAAACTCGGCCGGACGACTGATGGCCACCAGCACCGTCACCCGCAAGATACCTTCCAGGATGTCCTCGGAGGTCATGGTCTCGCCCAGACCGACATGGACGCTGAAGGCATCGTCCGGCACCGCCCCGGCCAGGCCGCCGCGTTTCCAGATACCGGTGAGAAAGTTGCGGATCATGCTCTTGATGGTGACCCAGGTGTTGGCCACGTTGGGCTCGAAGACATAGGCCTTGGTGGCCAGCTTGATGGACTCTTCCAGCATGATCATGGTGCGGCGCACATTGATGTAGCGCCAGTCGAGACTATTGCCGTCCAGGGTGCGCGCGCCCCATACCAGCGTGCCCTCACCGATGAAGGTACGGATGGCGTTGATGGACTTGCCCTGGGTGGTGACGTTCAGGTCTTCCTGATCGTCGTGGGTGATATTCACCGCCGGCGAGACCACCGCGTTCAGACTGACATTGGCGGGCGCCTTCCACACACCGCGGGAATTGTCCACCATGGTATAGATGCCGGCCATGGCCGCGGCGGGCGGCAGCAGGTTGAGCTTTTCTTTGATGGAGCCGAGGATATTGCCGTACAGCGGGCTCATGGCGATGAGACTCTTGTTGAGCAGCCCCTTGACCGCATAGACCTCTTGTTCCGATTTGTCGTCCCAGCTGTTGGTGATGTCGTTGACCGCCTGCGCCTGTTGGGCGATCTTGGCGGGGGTGGAATCGTCGACGCTGTCCGGAATGCCGAGTTCGCTGCGCAACAAGGTCTGCAACACGTCAGGGTTGGCGATGTTGTCGTAGCTAAGGTCCTTGTCCTGAACGATGGTGGTATTGATCCAGGGATAATAGGCGGCGGCGAAATCCAGATAGTTGATACCCAAGGCCGAGCGGAAATTCTCGACGCAATCGCCGGCGGGGTCCTGGCGGTCCTTCTGACCGCCCCAGATATCGAGGATGGCAAAACGGTTTTTCATCTTGCCGCCACAATGGGCCAGAGCCGCCTGTTGCACGCTGATGCTGTTTTGTTCGTCCAGCAACACGGTCTCGGGGATAACCACCATGGTGGGCTCCTGCTCTTTGACCAGCAGGTTGATCCCTTTGCTCAATCTGTCCGCCTCGATGGCGTCCTTGTAGTTACCCACCGATACTACGTAGCAGGGCCCGCCGCCGTTCTGAAAGAACAGCAACATGCTATGGTAGAGCAGGTATTCGCCGGCACTCTGGTTCAACACATACGCGCTGTCGCCTAGCGAAAAAGCCGCCTCGACATTGGGATCGGCGGGCTTTTCCTCGATGTTGAACTGGGGCATGGGCGCGAAACCGAAATAATTGTGAAACTCCGACATGGATGTGATGCGCCAGGGTTTGTTCAATAAGGACTTGCCCCTGTTATCCGCCTTTTGGGTGTAGCCGATAAAAGCCGGAACCGCGGTGGCCACTTCGACGACAGAATTCGGAAAGGCGTTCTTTTCGACGATATAAACGCCCGGTGTTTTCATCTGTCCCATAATATCTTCCCTCTATTTATTGTTAGCTGTTAACGTAGATTTCTGAAACTACCGTTCCGTGCCCTGCAATCGTTTCCATCCCCGGCCGGCTGACGCAGGCAAGCGGTAATCGTTTGATCAAAACCCTTTCGCCTTGCTGACTCTTGGCGCTCAACTGCAAACGAAAGTCGTAATCCTGATGCAGGGGAATGTCTTTTGTGGATCTAAACACAAGCGCGTCCCGGCCACCCGCCAAGGTGGTCCTGCCCAACGGCTCGAATTCAAGCCGGCCGTCCGCATCCACGACACGGGCATCCTGGGCGGCCATCTCGCCGAGCACATAATATTGCCAATAGGTGCGGCGCGAACGAAATGCGATTCGATACTCCACACCGTCGCCATCGAGCCAATCCGCGAGTAGCGATTGCCGCCCGTGATGCGCATAGATCCTGAGCACGAACACGGGCGGCAGCAGTCTGTCCTTCTGGCCCATCATACTCCCGAGCCGGTCCGAATCCAGGGCCACAAGATCATGTTCCGCGACGTAATCCGAACCGTGTAGACGCACGACCGCGCCCGGCGCCGCGCCGCGATTGTCGAAATAAGGCATCTCGGCCATGCCGGCGCCGAAGGGCTCGCTGTAGCTCCTGAACTCCGGATCGGCGGCGTACACCTTGAATTCAAAACACAAGGGGTCGTCGCTGTCGTCGGCATACATTTCCAGCGACGCCAGTCGCGCTTCATCGTAACTCACGACGATGCCATCACCGCGGCGGCGCAATAACAAACCGGCGTTGCCCATTATGTGTTGGGTATGTTGCGTGGGGATGAACTCGAGACCGGGGCAACGGCCATCCGAGAAGAAATCATGCGCCACACAGACACGAAACAATGATCGGTAGGCGCTCATCACAAACAAGCCTGTGTCAGTGACTCAGGCTGGGTTGCGGCCGGGTCAAGGCAGGGGCCTGCTTCTTCACCGCACCGGAGTCGTAAGTCACCATCCTGACCTTGTAGAGCACCGAGGGCAGATATTTGCCGCTCAGCATGCCCCACAGACTGCTGAGGTTCTGCATGTCCAGATTTTCGATATCCAGGATGAGTTTGTTGATTTTAGTATCCAGACCGGGGCTGTTGTGTTGGTCGAACACCCCCTGGCCCTGGAAATAGCTGATGGTTTTGGAAATAAACTTCAACCCTTCCTGATAATTACTGCCGCTGAAATAGCTGGCGAACATCAGATATAAATTAAAGTATAGAGGCGGCGAGGCAACGATACTGCGGCCGCCACCGCTGGCGAAGTTTTGCTGCTGGAAGGGGACGCTGTCCTTTTCGATATTGACCAGGGAAACCACGATCTTGTTGTTGGCATGGGGGGCGACGCTGCCGTCCTGCTCCAACAGATTGGAAACCACGACCACATCCTCGCTCAGGTCGAAGCTGCGCTTGAGATGCTGATTGAGTTCGGAGGCAATATGACTAATCGCGGTGTCGATCATTAACCATCCCTTCCCTGATAGTGGCTAACAGACAATCACGGCGCCGAGATTGTGATCTAATTGGGGCGCCGGAATGGGGAAGTGTTGCGGTAACGCGGGGTTTTGTCAAGGCGCCCGGACACCGCACCAAGTCGGGGCATCACCTGCCGGGGTAGGCTTTTATTCCCAATACTTACGTCTGGCGTAATGCTCCAGCAGCTTGATTTCATAATCGCGGCTAATCACCGCTTTGGGATCGTAGGCCGGGGCGGTGAGGATATCCTCTTTACACAAGTCCACGGTCACACTCTTCTCCAGCCAGTGGACCCGCTCGATCCAGGCGGGATTGAGCAGCACGTGCTTGCCCGGCCACCAATTGCGGGTATCGATCTCCAGATAGCGTACCTTCCAATACTGGTCGTCGATGACGAAGTCCGCCACGTGGCCGAACTCGCCGTCCTCGGCGTCGAGGCGGTAACCGCTCACCTGGTCCGAGCTGCGCAAGTGGTTGTCGCGCTTGCCTTCACGCCAGGTATCATAAAACGGCGGCAGGGGCCGGTGGGGGTCGAAGCTCGGCTGTGCGGCCGAGAAGGGGTCGGATTGCCAATACGGCGGCCAACCGTAATAGCGCAGGTATTCCTGTTCGTACTGACGCGAAACCGGCTGATCGGCGCCCAGAGGCGGGCTGTTCTCTATCTGCTCCTGACTCAGTTCGATGTAAAGCGTATGCGCCTGCTCGTCGAGTTCGCCGACGGCGACGGGCGAAATGAGCACGCGCCGCCCCATCAACCAACCACCCGTGTTGACCACCAGGTAGCGAACAGACCAATTGGAATCGTCGAAGTAGACTTCTTCCACTTTGC of Candidatus Tenderia electrophaga contains these proteins:
- a CDS encoding type VI secretion protein, with amino-acid sequence MPPAARLTDMHSCPMQTPGVPPIPHVGGPVVGPGVPTVLIEKMPAAVVGDAAVCVGPPDTIAKGSATVMIGGKPAARMGDTTAHGGSIVLGAATVMIGG
- a CDS encoding type VI secretion protein VgrG — protein: MAESPLSNSDGVIKLTISSNGSEIDEAIQLVSVSVTKTINKIPYAKIVLLDGDMPQQDFPVSNGDEFKPGSEVEIKAGYGDSEESIFKGVVVKHGIKISGDNYSRLVIECRDPAVAMCVGRKNANYIDAKDSDVIATLIANYSGLSSDVEATTTQYKELVQYYCSDWDFMLSRAEANGLLVCCEDGKLTVKAPQTDAAAQLKVSYGQDLMEFHADLDARSQLSQVSGFSWDPKDQAIVQEQVKPQSLNAQGDLTAADLAKVLNLSDFRLQTAAPLEKSALKDWATGQQIKAGLARIRGRMKFQGSAKAKLGELIELEGVGNRFNGNVFVSSVNHDIANGNWVTAVEFGMAPDWFAEQRDLVAPPAAGLLPGVEGLQIGVVKKLDADPDGQHKVQVSLPLLQAESEGVWARLANFYASNSFGAFFIPEIGDEVVLGYLNNDPSNPVILGSLYSSKLPPPYDLSADNFTKALVTKSELKVEFDDDKKVVTILTPAGNTIVISDDEKSILLQDQNSNKVELSESGIVLDSPKDISITAKGKISLDATGEIGVSSKADVSVKGMNVNNTADVGFTAKGSASAEISASGQTTVKGAMVMIN
- a CDS encoding peptidoglycan-binding protein produces the protein MAGISTGLKKKLKISPCTVDDSGNVNVDDGTAFEVMLNPASYSHAYSIGYNKKEALGQLGSDAKFSGIKPEKVNFDIVIDGTGVVQLVGAKDVKTQVQELTDIVYKYDGDNHEPNHVRLLWGSLIFFGRLESMSVEYTLFKPSGEPLRAKIKLAFSGFMSKEEEALRAKRSSPDLSHVIEVKAGDTLPLLCYRVYKDSSYYLEVARVNDITNFRALTPGSKLHFPPLR
- a CDS encoding phage tail protein is translated as MAGISLTSGGYQPSAFYFKVVFAATAGMSDTSFQEVSGIGSEIETEPYVEGGENRYVHQLPKSVKHPRLVLKRGIAKITSPLVIWCRSVFEADFAVPIVPMPVMVYLMNENKAPVRAWSFANAYPVNWEVEPFNSTKNEVAIEKIELSYNYSNRMI
- a CDS encoding phage tail protein, coding for MADDGSAQSTTVWPLPKFYFQVKWDSEVMSFQEVSGLDIEAQPIEYRHGDSPEFSTIKMPGIKKSSNVTMKKGVFKSDNKFWDWFNQIKMNTIKRVPVTISLLDEAGAPTMVWTLANAWPTKITGTDLKADGNEVAIETIEVAHEGITIDNS
- a CDS encoding phage tail protein — translated: MGQMKTPGVYIVEKNAFPNSVVEVATAVPAFIGYTQKADNRGKSLLNKPWRITSMSEFHNYFGFAPMPQFNIEEKPADPNVEAAFSLGDSAYVLNQSAGEYLLYHSMLLFFQNGGGPCYVVSVGNYKDAIEADRLSKGINLLVKEQEPTMVVIPETVLLDEQNSISVQQAALAHCGGKMKNRFAILDIWGGQKDRQDPAGDCVENFRSALGINYLDFAAAYYPWINTTIVQDKDLSYDNIANPDVLQTLLRSELGIPDSVDDSTPAKIAQQAQAVNDITNSWDDKSEQEVYAVKGLLNKSLIAMSPLYGNILGSIKEKLNLLPPAAAMAGIYTMVDNSRGVWKAPANVSLNAVVSPAVNITHDDQEDLNVTTQGKSINAIRTFIGEGTLVWGARTLDGNSLDWRYINVRRTMIMLEESIKLATKAYVFEPNVANTWVTIKSMIRNFLTGIWKRGGLAGAVPDDAFSVHVGLGETMTSEDILEGILRVTVLVAISRPAEFIEITFQQQMQKS